A genomic window from Fibrobacterota bacterium includes:
- a CDS encoding LL-diaminopimelate aminotransferase produces MSESYIQKLFAERIGGENYGKSTAIYKFEKIKRAKRQAIADFPDRPLVDFGIGENDEMAPFPVREALKREVDVPSNRGYADNGILPYQEAAARYMDRNFGVKLDPATQILHTIGSKPAYALLPAVFINPGDVTLFTVPGYPVAGTWTKYLGGIVHNLPLLPENDFFPDLDGIPEAVLAKAKILVINYPNSPSGKTATVAFYEKVVAFAKKHGIVVIQDAAHLPFTHGAKPLSFLEVPGAIDVGVEVHSMSKGWHMIGWRLGFVAGNALVVKALGDVKDNSDSGQFKAIQMAAAAALDDDSLWQNAQQKYQRRQEMLVERLRRLGFDASMPQGTYFLYAKAPKGIVNGPVFEHAEAASQWFIREKSIVTVPFDDIGPHLRFSVTYEAATLADEKAYMDAFSDRLAGVQFQF; encoded by the coding sequence GTGAGCGAGTCCTACATCCAGAAGCTGTTCGCCGAGCGCATCGGCGGTGAAAACTACGGCAAGTCCACCGCCATCTACAAGTTCGAAAAGATCAAGCGTGCCAAGCGCCAGGCGATCGCCGATTTTCCCGACCGTCCTCTGGTCGATTTCGGGATTGGCGAAAACGACGAAATGGCCCCCTTTCCCGTGCGCGAAGCCCTCAAGCGAGAGGTCGATGTTCCCTCGAACCGGGGGTACGCGGACAACGGCATCCTGCCCTACCAGGAAGCCGCAGCCCGGTACATGGATCGCAATTTCGGCGTCAAGCTGGATCCAGCCACCCAGATTCTGCACACCATCGGATCCAAGCCGGCCTACGCGCTCTTGCCTGCCGTGTTCATCAATCCTGGCGATGTGACGCTCTTCACGGTTCCGGGCTACCCCGTGGCGGGCACTTGGACCAAGTACCTCGGCGGCATCGTCCACAACCTTCCGCTTCTGCCAGAAAATGACTTCTTCCCCGATCTTGACGGAATTCCCGAGGCGGTTCTCGCCAAGGCGAAGATCCTGGTGATCAACTATCCCAACAGCCCGTCGGGCAAGACCGCCACTGTCGCCTTCTACGAGAAAGTGGTCGCCTTCGCGAAAAAGCACGGCATTGTGGTGATCCAGGATGCGGCCCACCTTCCGTTCACACATGGTGCCAAACCCCTTTCCTTCCTCGAGGTGCCTGGCGCGATCGACGTGGGCGTGGAGGTCCACTCGATGAGCAAGGGTTGGCACATGATCGGATGGAGACTGGGCTTCGTCGCCGGCAATGCGCTGGTGGTCAAGGCATTGGGCGACGTGAAGGACAACTCGGACTCCGGCCAATTCAAGGCGATCCAGATGGCGGCCGCCGCCGCGCTGGATGACGACTCCCTCTGGCAAAACGCCCAGCAGAAGTACCAGCGCCGCCAGGAGATGCTGGTGGAACGCCTGCGTCGCTTGGGTTTCGACGCGAGCATGCCCCAGGGTACCTACTTCCTCTATGCCAAGGCTCCCAAGGGAATCGTGAACGGACCGGTGTTCGAACATGCCGAGGCCGCCAGCCAATGGTTCATCCGGGAAAAGAGCATCGTGACCGTGCCGTTCGACGACATCGGACCCCACCTGCGCTTTTCCGTCACCTACGAGGCTGCCACCTTGGCGGACGAGAAAGCCTACATGGATGCATTCTCCGACCGCCTTGCCGGAGTCCAGTTCCAGTTCTGA
- a CDS encoding DUF4954 family protein, giving the protein MPYLAAAALKRLVRGSPLLASAGFLRDGAAAFRTRSLSAPETLQLERQGCVCGDWTRVRVQEGFDPIHVREATFEGDVALPRFSGTVMLPGHVSLPTGIRRAHIRDAVIGNCCIHDVGLLARQVVQDAAVVFRVGSLVASGTSAFATGSKIQVGLETGGRQIPLFAEMDMELATWLAYHPEPNPERIAFEEALASHAENIRHGAGWVGEGAQLCNTVSVRNAWIGPHARVDGAQLVRDTAVLSSIESPTQIRDGAVVEHSVLQCGVRIRTMAIVRKALFCEASGASRHAKVLDAIVGANTEIQEGELTSSILGPLVGFHHQSLVIACLWPEGRGNVGHGAALGSNHTGRRADQELRPGEGQFFGLCSQVQFPSDFSQAPWSLVAMGTKVPSGSIKLPFSLVVSEPNHPLVRVRPGWMWLQNAYALERAESKLGSRDRTHNKICQQPLFHRGILEKVKAARDRLSAVQGTQEWWTGSTLEAVGPGRLSEVDRKAGIDAYTECLTLITLRAVMANSDPDLLAWSKTFLSAEFPKLTMEELLQRLPGLERLWLRRVRRSRERDDLKGSEVFEDYALVHPAAKEDEIVRLAGARARETARLIRSRPRG; this is encoded by the coding sequence ATGCCATACCTCGCCGCCGCAGCCCTCAAACGATTGGTTCGCGGCTCACCACTGCTCGCCTCGGCCGGGTTTCTCCGCGACGGCGCGGCGGCCTTCCGCACCCGTTCGCTCTCCGCACCCGAAACCCTCCAGCTGGAGCGCCAGGGGTGTGTTTGCGGCGACTGGACCCGCGTGCGCGTGCAGGAAGGGTTCGACCCCATCCACGTGCGCGAGGCGACCTTCGAGGGGGATGTGGCGCTGCCGCGTTTTTCCGGAACCGTGATGCTTCCCGGCCATGTGAGCCTCCCGACCGGAATCCGTCGTGCCCACATCCGCGATGCGGTGATCGGGAATTGTTGCATCCACGACGTGGGCCTGCTCGCCCGACAAGTCGTTCAGGATGCCGCCGTGGTTTTCCGCGTGGGGTCCCTGGTCGCCTCGGGGACTTCCGCGTTCGCCACCGGTTCCAAGATCCAGGTGGGGCTGGAGACAGGTGGACGACAGATTCCGTTGTTCGCCGAAATGGACATGGAACTGGCGACATGGCTCGCCTACCACCCCGAGCCCAACCCGGAACGGATCGCCTTCGAGGAAGCGCTGGCCAGTCACGCGGAGAACATCCGCCATGGCGCCGGATGGGTGGGGGAAGGCGCGCAGCTTTGCAACACGGTTTCCGTTCGCAACGCCTGGATCGGACCGCACGCGCGAGTGGACGGAGCGCAGCTCGTGCGCGACACGGCCGTTCTGTCCAGCATCGAATCCCCCACACAGATTCGCGACGGGGCCGTGGTGGAACACTCCGTTCTCCAGTGCGGCGTGCGGATCCGCACCATGGCCATCGTGCGCAAGGCGCTGTTTTGCGAAGCATCGGGAGCCAGCCGCCACGCCAAGGTGCTGGACGCGATCGTCGGTGCGAACACCGAGATCCAGGAAGGCGAACTGACCAGCTCGATCCTCGGGCCGCTGGTGGGATTCCACCACCAATCCTTGGTGATCGCCTGCCTTTGGCCCGAAGGGCGCGGCAACGTGGGACATGGCGCCGCGCTGGGATCCAACCACACGGGTCGGCGCGCCGACCAGGAATTGCGCCCCGGAGAAGGACAGTTCTTCGGCCTGTGCAGCCAGGTCCAATTTCCGTCCGATTTCTCCCAGGCGCCATGGAGCCTGGTCGCGATGGGGACCAAGGTCCCTTCCGGCTCGATCAAGCTTCCGTTCTCCCTGGTGGTCTCCGAACCGAACCACCCGCTCGTGCGCGTGCGGCCAGGTTGGATGTGGCTGCAAAACGCCTACGCGCTGGAGCGCGCGGAGTCCAAGCTCGGAAGTCGCGATCGGACTCATAACAAAATTTGTCAGCAACCGCTCTTCCACCGGGGCATCCTCGAAAAGGTCAAGGCCGCGCGCGATCGCCTGTCCGCCGTGCAAGGGACGCAGGAGTGGTGGACCGGTTCCACGCTCGAAGCGGTCGGGCCGGGGCGTTTGTCCGAAGTCGATCGGAAAGCCGGAATCGATGCCTACACGGAATGCCTGACCCTGATCACCCTGCGCGCCGTGATGGCCAATTCCGATCCGGATCTGCTGGCTTGGTCGAAAACCTTCCTGTCCGCCGAATTCCCCAAGCTCACCATGGAGGAACTGCTCCAGCGGCTGCCTGGATTGGAACGTCTCTGGCTCCGACGAGTCCGGCGCAGCCGGGAACGCGACGACCTGAAAGGCTCGGAGGTCTTCGAGGATTACGCATTGGTCCACCCGGCCGCCAAGGAAGACGAGATCGTCCGGCTGGCAGGTGCGCGAGCGCGGGAAACCGCACGCTTGATCCGGTCCCGGCCTCGTGGCTGA
- a CDS encoding biotin--[acetyl-CoA-carboxylase] ligase → MDVARDLPVSEDIVTVVAQTQTRGRGRFDRVWISPPQGGLYLTVRMPWRNRPLVQAPLVSLGCALALGRLCRELGIEGTTLKWPNDLLLSGKKAAGILAEMIHPQGTTTLLVGVGIDVSLPESSLLAVGQPTTTLSVAAGIPLECEPILHRFLAIWSEVDKILEAKGFPALVDEFRTFSDAQGRTFRLAGTGPIQRIRVRCILEDGALEVELLSTGEIRQLHGGELLADAP, encoded by the coding sequence ATGGATGTGGCACGCGACCTGCCTGTTTCCGAAGACATCGTGACCGTGGTCGCCCAAACCCAGACTCGCGGTCGCGGCCGATTCGATCGCGTTTGGATCTCCCCCCCGCAGGGAGGGCTCTACCTCACCGTTCGGATGCCGTGGAGGAACCGTCCCCTGGTGCAGGCTCCCCTGGTTTCGTTGGGATGCGCCCTGGCCCTTGGACGGCTGTGCCGGGAGCTTGGGATCGAAGGAACCACCCTCAAATGGCCCAACGATCTGCTGCTTTCCGGAAAGAAAGCCGCTGGAATCCTCGCTGAGATGATCCATCCCCAAGGGACGACCACCTTGCTGGTGGGGGTGGGAATCGACGTTTCCTTGCCGGAATCAAGCCTTCTTGCCGTGGGACAGCCCACGACAACCCTATCGGTTGCCGCAGGCATCCCACTCGAGTGCGAACCGATCCTCCATCGCTTCCTGGCCATCTGGAGCGAAGTCGACAAAATCCTGGAAGCGAAAGGGTTTCCGGCTTTGGTCGACGAGTTTCGAACCTTCTCCGATGCCCAAGGGAGGACCTTCCGATTGGCCGGTACCGGGCCCATCCAACGCATCAGAGTCCGATGCATCCTGGAGGATGGTGCCCTGGAAGTGGAACTCCTCTCCACCGGCGAAATTCGCCAATTGCATGGAGGAGAGCTTCTCGCCGATGCGCCCTGA
- a CDS encoding HD domain-containing protein, with protein MKDWNPEGLPGFFERLRNLSAIRRFGTLPSAHPDSVANHSFDVAVLAMMIADREGDPTLSVERILRKALWHDFEETIVSDIPHPIKHRYQGGRLGLLLEEIVATVLENEAFHELPDDLSRRYASDAKDAKRGREGEVVAAADAMDLVIVATREIKMGNRYFEHIFDVGMKLCEKHRQFRLVDEFCRVARDYLEKGQFVDGVFHENRTTQTDLFSPGA; from the coding sequence GTGAAGGATTGGAACCCCGAAGGGCTCCCCGGCTTCTTCGAGAGATTGCGCAACCTGAGCGCGATCCGCCGCTTCGGCACCCTGCCCTCCGCCCATCCCGACAGCGTGGCCAACCACAGTTTCGACGTGGCTGTGCTCGCCATGATGATCGCCGACCGCGAAGGGGATCCGACACTTTCCGTCGAGCGGATCCTTCGCAAGGCGCTTTGGCACGACTTCGAGGAGACCATCGTCTCCGACATCCCCCACCCCATCAAACACCGCTACCAGGGCGGGAGATTGGGGCTGCTGCTGGAAGAGATCGTGGCCACCGTCCTGGAGAACGAAGCGTTCCACGAGCTTCCCGACGACCTCTCCCGCCGCTACGCGTCGGACGCCAAGGACGCCAAGCGCGGGCGCGAAGGCGAAGTGGTGGCCGCCGCCGACGCCATGGATCTGGTGATCGTGGCGACCCGCGAGATCAAGATGGGAAACCGGTACTTCGAGCACATCTTCGACGTGGGCATGAAGCTCTGCGAAAAGCACCGGCAATTCCGACTGGTTGACGAATTCTGTCGAGTCGCGCGCGACTACCTGGAAAAGGGACAGTTCGTCGACGGCGTGTTCCACGAGAACCGCACCACCCAGACGGATCTTTTCTCACCGGGAGCCTGA
- a CDS encoding 2-isopropylmalate synthase — MTDHVRIFDTTLRDGEQSPGFSMNIDEKIRMGQQLARLGVDVIEAGFPIASPGDFEAVRRIATEVRGPIIAGLARITEKDIDRAADAVQPAERRRIHTFSSGSDIHLEHMLRISREENIRRSVKAVKHARSRVEDVEYSAQDTTRADRDYLVDLYTAVAEAGALTLNIPDTVGYTMPHEYEELIRYIVERVKVPGVIFSVHCHNDLGLAVANSLAAVRAGARQIECTINGIGERAGNCSLEEVAMALRVHAKTTGIDSGIVSTEIYNTSRLLTSITGVPVQPNKAIVGANAFAHESGIHQDGVLKARATYEIMTPESVGRSSHKMVLGKHSGKHALQDRLKSLGFDPTESELNAVFDQFKILADKKKEVFDEDLVALMAEETDSVEAGDDWTLVSYSVLSGGVAPEATVELRREGGAPVSAKATGDGPVDAVLKAIRELTGRTIDIDTYQLKAITGGTDAQGEVAVSARLGGRTMTGQGRSTDIIEASAKAYLALIRRAASNNMAPLVMRSEP, encoded by the coding sequence ATGACCGACCACGTACGCATCTTCGACACCACCTTGCGCGATGGCGAGCAGTCTCCCGGATTCTCGATGAACATCGACGAGAAGATCCGCATGGGCCAGCAGCTGGCCCGCTTGGGCGTCGATGTGATCGAGGCGGGTTTCCCCATCGCGAGCCCTGGCGACTTCGAGGCCGTGCGTCGCATCGCCACCGAGGTGCGCGGACCCATCATTGCCGGATTGGCGCGCATCACGGAAAAGGACATCGATCGGGCGGCCGACGCCGTGCAGCCCGCCGAGCGCCGCCGCATCCACACCTTCAGTTCCGGCTCCGACATCCATCTCGAGCACATGTTGCGCATCTCCCGCGAGGAAAACATCCGTCGCTCCGTGAAGGCGGTCAAGCACGCCCGCTCCCGGGTGGAGGATGTCGAATACTCCGCCCAGGACACCACCCGCGCCGATCGCGACTACTTGGTGGACCTGTACACCGCCGTGGCGGAGGCCGGCGCCCTGACCTTGAACATCCCGGATACGGTGGGCTACACCATGCCCCACGAGTACGAGGAACTGATCCGCTACATCGTGGAGCGAGTGAAGGTTCCGGGCGTGATCTTTTCCGTGCACTGCCACAACGACCTGGGCTTGGCCGTGGCCAATTCGCTGGCGGCGGTGCGCGCAGGTGCCCGCCAGATCGAATGCACCATCAACGGCATCGGCGAGCGCGCGGGCAACTGCAGCCTGGAAGAAGTCGCCATGGCCCTGCGAGTGCATGCCAAGACGACGGGAATCGACAGCGGCATCGTTTCCACCGAGATCTACAACACCAGTCGTCTGCTCACCTCCATCACCGGCGTTCCCGTGCAGCCCAACAAGGCCATCGTGGGCGCCAACGCGTTCGCCCACGAATCCGGCATCCACCAGGACGGCGTGCTGAAAGCCCGCGCCACCTACGAGATCATGACGCCGGAATCCGTCGGACGCAGCTCGCACAAGATGGTCCTGGGCAAGCACTCCGGCAAGCACGCCTTGCAGGATCGATTGAAATCGCTGGGCTTCGACCCGACCGAGTCGGAGTTGAACGCGGTGTTCGACCAGTTCAAGATCCTGGCCGACAAGAAGAAGGAAGTCTTCGACGAGGATCTGGTGGCCTTGATGGCCGAAGAGACGGATTCTGTCGAGGCAGGGGACGATTGGACATTGGTGAGCTACTCGGTGCTGTCCGGGGGCGTGGCGCCCGAGGCCACCGTGGAGCTGCGCCGCGAAGGTGGAGCACCCGTGTCGGCCAAGGCCACGGGCGACGGACCGGTGGACGCGGTGCTCAAGGCCATCCGCGAATTGACGGGCAGGACCATCGACATCGATACCTATCAGCTCAAGGCCATCACCGGCGGCACCGACGCGCAAGGCGAGGTGGCGGTGAGCGCCCGGCTGGGAGGTCGGACCATGACGGGCCAGGGACGCAGCACCGACATCATCGAAGCCAGCGCCAAGGCCTACCTCGCCTTGATCCGCAGGGCGGCCAGCAACAACATGGCCCCGCTGGTCATGCGCTCGGAGCCGTAG
- a CDS encoding transglutaminase family protein: MEGSNPWTHLLALMEDDSPIVHAAVLRKLRELGTDPFAYFDSEGIELNPHQRSRLGACRLELEGEWLEAGWERWITRGPELESFLCLVATLLSVYGGTSDPRRLLDEWARRYLARHPVPELESLVGFLFSEDGLHGDMDDYFAPRNSSLSWVLEHGTGLPITLCSALILVGKRVGVDVDGVAFPGHFLASAILHGRRVWIDAFDGGRLIPRGELAQALGQVSDSSRDKILSPAQVDEICARVLRNVVTSMERAEDIPRQLRAQGWLTALDERIKQSQVHEP; the protein is encoded by the coding sequence ATGGAAGGCTCCAATCCCTGGACGCACCTCCTCGCTCTCATGGAGGACGACTCGCCGATCGTGCACGCGGCGGTGTTGCGGAAGTTGCGCGAGCTGGGAACCGATCCGTTCGCCTATTTCGATTCGGAAGGAATCGAGCTGAATCCGCATCAGCGCTCGCGTTTGGGGGCCTGCCGGTTGGAGCTGGAAGGCGAATGGCTTGAGGCCGGTTGGGAGCGGTGGATCACGCGGGGGCCGGAACTGGAATCCTTCCTCTGCCTGGTCGCCACCTTGCTTTCGGTGTACGGGGGCACCAGCGACCCGCGGCGTCTGTTGGACGAATGGGCGCGGCGCTATCTGGCGCGCCACCCGGTTCCGGAACTGGAATCCCTGGTGGGCTTCCTGTTTTCCGAGGACGGCCTGCACGGAGACATGGACGACTACTTCGCGCCCCGCAATTCCAGCCTCTCCTGGGTCCTGGAGCACGGAACCGGCCTTCCGATCACGCTTTGCAGCGCTCTCATCCTGGTGGGGAAGCGTGTGGGCGTGGATGTGGACGGCGTGGCCTTTCCTGGACATTTTCTGGCAAGCGCCATCCTCCATGGCCGGCGCGTCTGGATCGACGCGTTCGATGGCGGGCGCCTGATCCCCAGGGGCGAACTCGCCCAGGCGCTGGGCCAGGTGAGCGACTCCTCGCGCGACAAGATCCTTTCCCCGGCGCAGGTGGACGAAATCTGCGCACGCGTCCTTCGCAACGTGGTGACCTCGATGGAACGCGCCGAGGACATCCCCCGCCAACTGCGCGCCCAAGGCTGGCTCACCGCCTTGGATGAACGGATCAAGCAATCGCAGGTCCACGAGCCCTGA
- a CDS encoding DMT family protein, with protein MPVWSKTVLLLVASNIFMTFAWYAHLRNLSHRPWWIAALASWGIALFEYLIQVPANRIGYQKMDLAQLKILQEVITLSVFVPFAVFYMHEPLRLNHLWAGLCLVGAVFFAFR; from the coding sequence ATGCCTGTCTGGTCAAAAACGGTGCTCCTCTTGGTTGCCTCCAATATTTTCATGACCTTCGCCTGGTACGCGCACCTGCGGAACCTGAGCCACAGGCCCTGGTGGATCGCCGCATTGGCCAGTTGGGGGATCGCCCTGTTCGAATACCTGATCCAGGTGCCCGCCAATCGCATCGGCTACCAGAAGATGGACCTCGCGCAACTGAAGATCCTGCAGGAGGTGATCACCCTCTCGGTCTTCGTGCCGTTCGCGGTCTTCTACATGCACGAGCCGCTGCGGCTCAATCACCTCTGGGCGGGGTTGTGCTTGGTGGGCGCGGTCTTTTTCGCCTTCAGGTAG
- a CDS encoding VTT domain-containing protein, producing MGVWLDQLIASLAGLPWFLQFLGISTAAGFTEEIAVVAVVAMARSGHLGWWMALFALWWGTLIGNMLMWWLGRLAGERALRWKWIAGIGHHRLEMIRHQVRTKGWLAVFAARLIPGTRVGVFLLAGILGMNGWVFGLTLAVGTAVWMASLLGLVQVVGKLGQAHPWVAAGVVLLLLAVGVALMRRRLRSLDAAT from the coding sequence ATGGGGGTCTGGCTGGACCAACTGATTGCGAGTCTGGCTGGGCTGCCTTGGTTTTTGCAGTTCCTGGGGATTTCGACCGCCGCAGGCTTCACGGAGGAGATCGCCGTGGTGGCGGTGGTCGCGATGGCGAGATCGGGTCATCTGGGTTGGTGGATGGCCTTGTTTGCCTTGTGGTGGGGCACATTGATTGGGAACATGCTGATGTGGTGGCTGGGGCGGCTAGCCGGTGAAAGAGCTTTGCGGTGGAAGTGGATCGCAGGGATCGGACACCATCGCCTGGAAATGATTCGCCATCAGGTAAGGACCAAGGGTTGGCTGGCCGTTTTCGCGGCCCGGCTGATTCCAGGGACGCGGGTGGGGGTGTTCCTGTTGGCCGGGATCCTGGGCATGAACGGTTGGGTGTTCGGTCTCACCTTGGCCGTGGGCACGGCTGTCTGGATGGCCTCTCTTCTGGGCTTGGTGCAAGTGGTGGGAAAGCTCGGCCAGGCTCATCCGTGGGTCGCCGCTGGTGTCGTTCTTTTGCTGTTGGCCGTGGGGGTGGCGCTGATGCGTCGGAGGCTCCGATCCTTGGACGCGGCTACCTGA
- a CDS encoding riboflavin synthase: protein MFTGLVECLGEVERVDAEGANRRLRILAPTLREGLAIGDSVAHNGVCLTVEALHPKGYAVVAVAQTLSVSNLGKIRPGDSVNLERALLPTTRMGGHWVQGHVDGLATVVRSVARQGSTQWVLRLPKELVRYCISKGSIALDGISLTLGSVDGNLVEVNIIPHTAKVTTIGSWKAGKTVNVEVDLLAKYVERLLAVRA, encoded by the coding sequence ATGTTCACGGGCTTGGTGGAATGCCTGGGCGAGGTGGAGCGGGTGGATGCAGAGGGTGCCAACAGGCGCTTGCGAATCCTTGCGCCAACGCTTCGCGAAGGATTGGCCATCGGGGATTCCGTCGCCCACAATGGAGTTTGCCTCACGGTGGAGGCCTTGCATCCCAAGGGGTATGCAGTCGTTGCCGTGGCCCAAACCCTTTCGGTTTCCAATCTGGGCAAGATTCGCCCTGGCGATTCGGTCAATCTCGAGCGGGCTCTGCTTCCCACCACCCGCATGGGAGGCCACTGGGTTCAGGGGCATGTGGATGGCCTGGCGACCGTGGTGCGGTCTGTCGCTCGACAGGGCAGCACGCAATGGGTGTTGCGATTGCCCAAGGAACTCGTCCGCTACTGCATCTCCAAAGGCTCCATCGCGCTGGACGGCATTTCCCTCACGCTGGGGTCGGTGGACGGAAACCTGGTGGAGGTCAACATCATCCCCCACACGGCCAAGGTGACCACCATCGGCTCGTGGAAGGCAGGGAAGACGGTGAACGTCGAAGTGGATCTTCTGGCCAAGTACGTGGAGCGCCTGCTCGCTGTCCGAGCCTGA
- a CDS encoding serine/threonine protein kinase: MIKPIRSLLGMEGDAQATAPLPIPSDAPTRDETTTLLTPSAFRCPERGEEFEVYVRTLERDFRAYDPNIRIEKWLGSGGFCDVFLLPEVNIPGKGVRKAVLRVLRPTIYRTPDPVLNNSTVRLFLTEMGYNLYLSSQNAPHVVKMLDFGFFGRKAGEPRHLYMIMEHVDGEDISLRWRRRPSDEKELVKRVIQVVQIAGIVGELHFRGIIHCDLKPTNILMRGDEAYLTDFGSARWTHVEDVVGDMHMQVPGTQSFMSYEQLLGSYYRLDQRTDVFSLAVLACTAFTGHNPFEARASVNIDRDDRGLAALADIEPQIPKIPYRNGDRLRGLLLDCLSRNLDERPATMVEFQRRLNQWVLES, encoded by the coding sequence ATGATCAAACCGATCCGATCCCTTTTGGGGATGGAAGGGGATGCCCAGGCGACCGCGCCTTTGCCGATTCCCTCCGATGCGCCGACTCGCGACGAAACCACCACCCTCCTGACGCCTTCCGCCTTCCGTTGCCCGGAACGCGGGGAAGAATTCGAAGTCTACGTACGCACTTTGGAACGGGATTTCCGGGCCTACGACCCCAACATCCGCATCGAGAAATGGCTTGGTTCGGGCGGTTTTTGCGATGTATTCCTGCTTCCCGAGGTCAACATCCCCGGCAAGGGTGTCCGGAAAGCTGTTCTCAGGGTGCTCCGGCCCACGATCTACCGCACGCCCGATCCAGTGCTGAACAATTCCACCGTTCGGTTGTTCCTCACGGAAATGGGCTACAACCTGTATTTGTCGTCCCAGAACGCCCCGCATGTCGTGAAGATGCTGGACTTCGGGTTCTTCGGGCGCAAGGCCGGCGAACCGCGCCACCTCTACATGATCATGGAACATGTGGATGGCGAGGACATTTCCTTGCGCTGGCGGCGTCGCCCCAGCGACGAGAAGGAACTTGTCAAACGGGTGATCCAGGTGGTGCAGATCGCGGGAATCGTGGGGGAGCTCCACTTCCGCGGAATCATCCACTGCGACCTCAAGCCCACCAACATCCTGATGCGCGGCGACGAAGCCTACCTCACGGATTTCGGTTCGGCCCGCTGGACCCATGTGGAGGATGTGGTGGGGGACATGCACATGCAGGTTCCGGGGACCCAGTCTTTCATGAGCTACGAACAGCTTTTGGGCAGTTACTACCGGCTCGACCAGCGCACCGACGTGTTTTCCTTGGCGGTGCTCGCCTGCACGGCCTTCACCGGACACAATCCGTTCGAAGCACGGGCCTCCGTGAACATCGACCGGGATGATCGCGGCTTGGCCGCCTTGGCGGACATCGAGCCCCAGATCCCGAAAATCCCCTATCGCAACGGCGATCGGCTGCGGGGGCTTTTGTTGGATTGCCTTTCGCGAAACCTCGATGAGCGGCCAGCCACCATGGTGGAATTCCAGCGTCGCCTCAACCAGTGGGTGTTGGAATCTTGA
- a CDS encoding PAS domain-containing protein, producing MIEDVRFPEQVPEALKPVFAWFESHVERLSHAYSTLESRVVELDSQLEKRNAELESLLDSLHDGVLMVDTQERVTMVNGRAAQILGLDPLEAVDKALCDIFPTQKDFTDPLLHSLQEGVPLRWVEVVWMRSAETPVPIGLSTAPVRDPSGRRLGAVASFQNLTHLKQMERELSQTRTLAALGQMAATVAHEIRNPLGGIGGFARLLQRDLSLEDPRRRLSDRIIEGVGQLNKIVTNLLAYTKPMGTQLIDVEIEPWLGELAEWIRIEASDHEVRAVSVEIQIEPRVRTGRFDPEKLRQVVLNLALNALQALPGEGTIQLSARRAPGLLILGVQDDGIGIAPETITEIFNPFFTTKENGTGLGLAIVRKIVELHGGNLFVESQPGSGTRFDIHLPQPIQD from the coding sequence GTGATCGAAGACGTCCGCTTTCCCGAGCAGGTCCCGGAGGCGCTCAAGCCGGTCTTCGCCTGGTTCGAGTCCCATGTCGAGCGGCTCTCCCACGCCTATTCCACTCTCGAGTCGCGCGTGGTGGAGCTGGACAGCCAGCTGGAAAAACGAAACGCCGAGCTGGAAAGCCTGTTGGACAGCTTGCACGATGGCGTTCTGATGGTGGACACCCAGGAGCGGGTCACGATGGTCAACGGCCGCGCCGCCCAGATTCTGGGCTTGGACCCGTTGGAAGCGGTGGACAAGGCCCTGTGCGACATCTTCCCCACCCAGAAGGATTTCACGGACCCGCTTTTGCACAGCTTGCAGGAGGGTGTACCCTTGCGGTGGGTGGAAGTCGTGTGGATGCGATCGGCGGAAACGCCCGTTCCCATCGGACTTTCCACCGCTCCGGTGCGGGATCCTTCCGGTCGCCGCCTGGGCGCCGTGGCGAGCTTCCAAAATCTGACCCACCTCAAACAGATGGAGCGGGAGCTGTCCCAGACCCGCACGCTGGCAGCGCTTGGCCAGATGGCGGCCACGGTAGCGCACGAGATCAGAAATCCGCTGGGCGGCATCGGTGGATTCGCGCGGTTGCTGCAGAGAGATCTATCCTTGGAAGACCCGCGACGTCGGCTTTCCGACCGGATCATCGAAGGCGTGGGCCAGCTCAACAAGATCGTGACCAATCTCCTTGCGTACACAAAGCCGATGGGAACACAGCTCATCGATGTGGAAATCGAACCTTGGCTGGGCGAACTGGCCGAGTGGATCCGCATCGAGGCCTCCGACCACGAAGTCAGGGCGGTTTCCGTCGAGATCCAGATCGAGCCACGGGTGCGAACCGGGCGATTCGATCCGGAGAAGCTCCGGCAGGTGGTCTTGAACCTCGCGTTGAACGCTCTCCAAGCCCTTCCCGGCGAAGGAACGATCCAACTTTCCGCCCGCCGTGCCCCCGGACTTTTGATACTCGGCGTACAAGATGATGGAATTGGTATCGCTCCGGAGACGATCACGGAGATTTTTAATCCATTTTTCACAACCAAGGAAAATGGAACCGGACTCGGCCTGGCCATCGTGCGCAAGATCGTCGAGCTCCATGGAGGTAACCTTTTCGTGGAAAGCCAACCAGGCTCCGGTACCCGCTTCGACATCCACCTACCGCAACCGATCCAGGACTGA